One Oceaniferula flava genomic window carries:
- the ffh gene encoding signal recognition particle protein, giving the protein MFSSLSDNLDKTFRNLRGVGKISEKNISDALREIRMSLLEADVEFNVAKEFIANVKEKAMGIEVLKSIKPGEQIVKVFNDELTALLGGDAVPLDLNPPAHILLCGLNGAGKTTTAGKLALRLKKDGRRPLLIACDLYRPAAIEQLQTLAEQVGVPCFAPEAGEKNLVKVAKQALAWAKDQNGTVLIFDTAGRQEIDDKLVEELKELHKFVDPNETLLVADSATGQQAVSVAQHFDEAVGLTGIILTKLDGDARGGAALSMRQVTGKPIKFIGEGEKLDQFGVFHPDRLASRILGMGDIVSMVEGAAEKIDEKEAMHAAKRMQSGKFDFNDFLEQMNMLRKLGPLDGLLGMLPGFNKIKKQLPTEALDEGRMKRMEAIVLSMTPKERSRPELIKGTRRRRIAAGSGNTMLEVNRFLKQFAQMRKMMKSKGKMKDMMKQLGGMEGMGDMGDMKDLLGGGGGGKLPKLPF; this is encoded by the coding sequence ATGTTCTCATCCCTATCAGACAACCTCGATAAAACCTTCCGCAACCTTCGCGGCGTCGGAAAGATCTCCGAGAAAAACATCAGCGACGCTCTGCGCGAAATCCGCATGTCACTGCTGGAAGCCGACGTGGAGTTCAACGTCGCCAAGGAGTTCATCGCCAACGTCAAAGAAAAGGCCATGGGCATCGAGGTGCTCAAGTCGATCAAACCCGGCGAGCAGATCGTCAAGGTGTTCAACGATGAGTTGACCGCACTGCTCGGTGGCGACGCCGTGCCGCTCGATCTCAATCCACCGGCCCACATCCTCCTCTGCGGTCTCAACGGTGCAGGCAAAACCACCACCGCCGGAAAGCTAGCCCTGCGCCTGAAGAAAGACGGCCGCCGCCCGCTGCTGATCGCCTGTGACCTTTACCGCCCTGCCGCCATCGAGCAGCTGCAAACGCTCGCCGAGCAGGTGGGCGTGCCCTGCTTCGCCCCCGAAGCGGGTGAAAAGAACCTGGTCAAAGTGGCCAAGCAAGCACTCGCCTGGGCCAAGGACCAGAACGGCACCGTGCTGATCTTCGATACCGCGGGCCGCCAGGAAATCGACGACAAACTCGTCGAGGAGCTCAAGGAGCTGCACAAATTTGTCGATCCCAACGAGACCTTGTTGGTTGCCGATTCCGCCACCGGTCAGCAGGCCGTGTCCGTGGCCCAGCACTTTGATGAGGCCGTGGGGCTCACCGGCATCATCCTGACCAAGCTCGATGGTGACGCCCGTGGTGGCGCCGCGCTGTCGATGCGTCAGGTGACTGGCAAACCGATCAAGTTCATTGGTGAGGGCGAAAAGCTCGACCAGTTCGGCGTCTTCCACCCCGACCGCTTGGCCAGCCGGATCCTCGGCATGGGCGACATCGTCAGCATGGTCGAAGGAGCCGCTGAGAAAATCGATGAAAAGGAAGCCATGCACGCCGCCAAGCGGATGCAGTCCGGCAAGTTCGACTTCAACGATTTCCTCGAGCAGATGAACATGCTGCGCAAGCTCGGACCACTCGACGGCCTGCTGGGCATGCTCCCCGGCTTTAACAAAATCAAAAAACAACTTCCCACCGAAGCCCTCGATGAAGGCCGGATGAAGCGCATGGAAGCGATCGTGCTCTCGATGACGCCCAAGGAGCGCAGTCGCCCCGAACTCATCAAGGGAACGCGCCGCCGTCGCATCGCAGCCGGCTCGGGCAATACCATGTTAGAAGTCAACCGCTTCCTCAAGCAGTTCGCCCAGATGCGCAAGATGATGAAGTCCAAGGGCAAGATGAAGGACATGATGAAACAGCTCGGCGGCATGGAAGGCATGGGCGATATGGGAGACATGAAGGATCTCCTCGGTGGTGGTGGCGGAGGAAAACTGCCCAAGCTGCCATTTTAA
- a CDS encoding rhodanese-like domain-containing protein — MKLNTLLLASAACMAVAAPMDLAYAQGATKDKKEKKAKHKASFPNMTVKEVQQAIEDGKVTIIDVNSPKSYQSGHVPGAIHWAAVKSKLAEALPEDKSALILAYCSGPN, encoded by the coding sequence ATGAAACTAAATACATTACTATTGGCATCCGCCGCCTGCATGGCCGTGGCTGCTCCGATGGACCTGGCGTATGCGCAGGGTGCCACCAAAGACAAGAAGGAGAAGAAAGCGAAGCATAAGGCGAGCTTTCCGAACATGACGGTGAAGGAAGTGCAACAAGCCATCGAAGATGGCAAGGTGACCATCATCGACGTGAACAGCCCGAAATCCTATCAGTCCGGTCACGTCCCTGGGGCGATCCATTGGGCGGCGGTGAAGTCGAAGCTGGCCGAGGCTCTGCCCGAGGATAAATCCGCACTGATTCTCGCCTATTGCAGCGGCCCTAACTGA
- a CDS encoding ABC transporter ATP-binding protein codes for MIEVHNLSKDYGAKTVVNNLSFTVKKGEVLGFLGPNGAGKSTTMRMVTGFVSPTKGDAEICGVSVVDHPKEAKSHIGYLPESAPLYDDMTVTDFLKFCASMRGLAGKARREAIDAAVETCFLENVARQSIGTLSKGYRHRTCLAQALLHDPDVLILDEPTDGLDPNQKHEVRNLIKRLGETKAILFSTHILEEVDASCSRAVIIDQGQIVADGTPAELRAQSGTDSLHDLFRNLTTKETAAS; via the coding sequence ATGATTGAAGTTCACAACCTCAGCAAGGATTACGGTGCAAAAACCGTGGTCAACAATCTATCATTCACGGTCAAAAAAGGAGAGGTGCTCGGTTTCCTCGGTCCTAACGGCGCAGGAAAGTCCACCACCATGCGCATGGTCACCGGCTTTGTCTCTCCCACCAAAGGCGATGCCGAAATCTGCGGTGTCTCCGTGGTCGATCATCCCAAAGAAGCGAAAAGCCACATCGGCTACCTGCCGGAATCCGCTCCGCTCTACGATGACATGACCGTCACCGATTTCCTCAAGTTCTGCGCGTCCATGCGAGGCTTGGCTGGCAAGGCGCGCCGGGAGGCCATCGATGCCGCGGTGGAAACCTGCTTTCTGGAAAATGTCGCCCGCCAATCGATTGGCACACTCTCGAAGGGTTACCGTCACCGCACCTGCCTCGCCCAGGCACTGCTCCATGACCCCGATGTGCTGATCCTCGATGAACCGACCGATGGCCTCGATCCCAACCAGAAACACGAGGTCCGCAATCTCATCAAACGCCTCGGCGAAACCAAGGCCATCCTCTTTTCCACCCACATCCTCGAGGAGGTCGATGCCTCATGCAGTCGCGCTGTCATCATCGATCAAGGGCAAATCGTCGCCGATGGCACCCCGGCCGAGCTGCGTGCCCAGTCCGGCACCGACTCGCTTCACGACCTGTTCCGCAATCTCACCACCAAAGAAACAGCTGCCAGCTAA
- a CDS encoding Gldg family protein gives MAKSNKESTVSHRSPKAKVTHPFVRTVLGIVAIVCILVFSNWLVRATSLGNKTIDLTENQRHTLTPGTKAILSELETPVIIRYYATRKSEAMPRRVKNYMRKVDNLLARYKQLADGKIRIENLDPEPDTDAEDSANLDGISGQRVEDENVYFGLSISCLDQQTSIPFLDPANDTMLEYMLSSAIANVTTFKKPTIGLMTTLPLAGTPAVQPGAQPGQPWIIYQLLQQRYEIQNLGMSPEQLDPEQTPVLLLVHPAGLSSHTEYLIDQYLLKGGVLVACLDSFALTAPAQDPRMRGMGGGVNKSSTLPKLLERWGLGMDAYSVLADGKYATDFGNNQRMHAHLSLSTEAIVSDDEIITKGFENLYFPLAGGFTVKGDSDVSIETLISSSDQVVLIAGQEATQADSGIFARQQPTGESYGLVMRLNGKFKTAFPKGDPDAETEDGEEAPVSGLQEATEPSSVYLISDADFLFDRACFQQSQQGYVAVNNNAALLQNILDQCTGSKHLIGSRSRASTTRPFTIIKEMETDFEKDLHEDVDRARTRMNEIVQELQNLQMQKTQGTALVLTDEQEAKIRELQAQQMKLRRDLREKEKSLRDRKDKLYAKITWMTVASTPLFVAISGLAVWFFRRRATRAA, from the coding sequence ATGGCTAAATCTAACAAGGAATCCACCGTCAGTCATCGTTCTCCCAAAGCGAAGGTCACCCATCCCTTTGTGCGCACCGTGCTGGGAATTGTGGCCATTGTTTGCATCTTGGTCTTTTCCAATTGGCTGGTGCGCGCCACTTCATTGGGTAACAAAACCATCGACCTCACCGAAAACCAGCGCCACACCCTGACACCGGGGACCAAGGCCATCTTGTCGGAGCTGGAAACGCCGGTGATCATTCGCTACTACGCCACCCGCAAAAGCGAGGCGATGCCGCGCCGGGTAAAGAATTACATGCGCAAGGTGGATAATCTCTTAGCCCGCTACAAACAGCTGGCCGACGGCAAGATCCGCATTGAAAACCTGGACCCCGAGCCTGACACCGACGCTGAGGACTCGGCGAACTTGGACGGCATCAGCGGCCAGCGCGTGGAGGATGAAAATGTCTACTTCGGCCTGTCGATTTCCTGCCTCGATCAGCAGACATCCATCCCGTTTCTCGATCCGGCGAACGACACGATGTTGGAATACATGCTTTCCAGCGCCATCGCCAATGTCACTACCTTCAAGAAACCCACCATCGGCCTGATGACCACATTGCCACTGGCAGGAACTCCCGCTGTCCAGCCGGGTGCTCAGCCAGGCCAGCCGTGGATCATCTATCAGCTGCTGCAACAACGCTACGAGATCCAGAACCTGGGCATGTCTCCCGAGCAGCTCGATCCGGAACAAACACCCGTCCTGCTCCTTGTACACCCTGCCGGGCTGAGCTCGCACACCGAGTATTTGATCGATCAATACCTGCTCAAGGGCGGTGTGCTAGTCGCCTGCCTCGACTCTTTCGCTCTCACCGCTCCAGCGCAAGATCCACGGATGCGCGGCATGGGCGGCGGCGTGAATAAGTCATCGACTCTGCCAAAGTTGTTAGAACGTTGGGGGCTCGGTATGGATGCCTATTCGGTCCTTGCCGATGGCAAATACGCCACCGATTTCGGCAATAACCAGCGCATGCACGCCCACTTGTCGCTGAGCACCGAGGCAATTGTCTCCGACGATGAAATCATCACCAAGGGCTTTGAAAACCTCTACTTTCCACTAGCTGGCGGCTTCACGGTCAAAGGCGATAGCGATGTCAGCATCGAGACACTGATCAGCAGTTCCGATCAGGTGGTCTTAATCGCCGGTCAAGAGGCCACCCAAGCGGACTCCGGGATTTTCGCTCGCCAGCAACCCACCGGCGAGAGTTATGGCTTGGTGATGCGTCTCAATGGCAAATTTAAAACCGCCTTCCCCAAAGGTGACCCCGATGCCGAAACCGAGGACGGCGAGGAAGCGCCTGTTAGCGGTCTGCAAGAAGCCACCGAGCCGAGCTCCGTCTATCTCATCTCGGACGCCGATTTCCTCTTTGATCGCGCCTGTTTCCAGCAGTCGCAGCAAGGCTACGTGGCCGTGAATAACAACGCCGCCCTGCTGCAGAACATTCTCGATCAGTGCACCGGCTCGAAGCACCTCATCGGATCGCGTAGCCGGGCATCCACCACCCGCCCATTCACTATCATCAAGGAGATGGAAACCGATTTCGAGAAGGACCTGCACGAGGACGTCGATCGCGCCCGCACCCGGATGAACGAAATCGTCCAGGAGCTGCAGAACTTGCAGATGCAGAAAACCCAAGGCACTGCCCTGGTGCTCACCGATGAACAGGAAGCCAAGATCCGTGAGCTGCAGGCCCAGCAGATGAAGCTCCGCCGCGATCTACGCGAGAAGGAGAAAAGCCTGCGCGATCGCAAGGACAAACTCTACGCCAAGATCACTTGGATGACCGTGGCGTCCACGCCACTTTTCGTTGCCATCTCGGGTCTCGCCGTCTGGTTCTTCCGCCGTCGCGCCACCCGTGCCGCCTAA
- a CDS encoding DUF1294 domain-containing protein, with protein MPYPSLPGHRPPEELKPPAALRQPKAQPKPASRPAPQSRPATPRSANTAKPNKSGNPTSTSAPQATKPSHSARIHSWDHSKGYGFLRHGKKRLFLHRRDFAEHHKKPMPGDLIHFEEGQDAQGRPCAVQAYHHNDGGRLRAVHFIQLTVLILLPALALFKLATATGIHLAAPYAVALILSLITYLRYAKDKQSARAKAWRISESQLHFLSLIGGWPGAFLAQRKLRHKCSKPDFLAIFWLTLLTHQYLALDYLRHWQLTRSILARITEVS; from the coding sequence ATGCCCTATCCATCCTTACCTGGCCACCGCCCACCGGAAGAGCTCAAGCCTCCCGCCGCACTCCGGCAGCCAAAAGCGCAGCCAAAGCCAGCGTCCAGGCCAGCGCCACAATCACGCCCAGCCACACCTCGATCAGCCAACACGGCGAAGCCGAATAAGTCAGGAAACCCCACCTCGACGAGCGCACCTCAAGCCACAAAACCAAGCCACAGCGCAAGAATCCATTCTTGGGATCACAGCAAAGGCTACGGCTTCCTCCGCCACGGCAAGAAACGCCTCTTCCTACACCGACGCGACTTCGCCGAGCATCATAAAAAACCGATGCCCGGCGATCTCATTCACTTCGAAGAAGGCCAAGACGCCCAAGGCCGCCCTTGCGCCGTGCAAGCTTACCACCACAACGATGGCGGCCGCCTCCGGGCCGTCCACTTCATTCAGCTCACCGTCCTCATCCTCCTCCCCGCCCTCGCCCTGTTCAAGCTCGCAACGGCCACCGGCATTCACCTCGCCGCCCCCTACGCCGTCGCCCTCATCCTCAGCCTGATCACCTACCTGCGCTACGCCAAGGACAAGCAAAGCGCCCGCGCCAAAGCCTGGCGCATCTCGGAAAGCCAGCTCCACTTCCTCTCCCTCATCGGCGGCTGGCCCGGCGCCTTCCTGGCTCAGCGCAAACTCCGCCACAAATGCTCCAAACCCGATTTCCTAGCCATCTTCTGGCTCACCCTCCTCACGCACCAATACCTCGCCCTCGACTACCTCCGCCACTGGCAACTCACCCGCTCCATCCTGGCAAGGATCACCGAGGTCAGCTGA
- a CDS encoding NAD-dependent epimerase/dehydratase family protein has product MKILVTGGAGFIGSHIVEHFQGKAEEIRVLDNLRTGYRENLHGLDHTFIEGSITDRALVKQAVEGVDYIFHMAAMVSVPESMAKISECVEINVNGLLNVLEEASAAKVKKLVFASSAANYGDNPTVPKVETMYPEPKSPYAITKLDGEYYLEMFRTEGLLETTSVRFFNVFGPRQDPKGAYAAAVPIFIEKAVKGENITVFGDGEQTRDFIYVKDIVGALVFAATTEGVHGTYNAGYGGQITINDLANNILASAGTDSKLVHGPERAGDVKHSRASSEKLRAAGWQPQHTLEEGLAATFEFFRNKLGA; this is encoded by the coding sequence ATGAAAATTCTAGTCACTGGCGGAGCAGGATTCATCGGCTCCCACATCGTCGAGCACTTCCAAGGCAAGGCGGAGGAAATCCGCGTGTTAGACAACTTGCGCACCGGCTATCGAGAGAACCTCCATGGCCTCGATCACACGTTCATTGAGGGCTCGATCACCGACCGAGCACTGGTCAAGCAGGCCGTCGAGGGGGTGGACTACATTTTCCACATGGCTGCCATGGTCTCGGTTCCGGAATCGATGGCTAAAATTTCCGAGTGCGTGGAGATTAACGTCAATGGACTGCTCAACGTCCTGGAAGAAGCCTCGGCCGCCAAGGTCAAGAAGCTTGTGTTCGCATCGTCCGCCGCGAACTACGGCGACAACCCCACGGTTCCCAAGGTGGAAACCATGTATCCGGAGCCGAAGAGCCCCTACGCGATCACCAAGCTCGACGGGGAATACTACCTCGAGATGTTCCGCACCGAGGGTCTGCTGGAAACCACGTCCGTGCGCTTTTTCAACGTCTTCGGCCCACGCCAGGATCCTAAGGGAGCCTACGCCGCCGCAGTTCCTATTTTCATCGAGAAGGCCGTCAAGGGTGAAAACATCACCGTCTTTGGCGATGGCGAGCAGACGCGCGACTTCATCTACGTCAAAGACATCGTCGGAGCCCTCGTCTTTGCCGCCACCACCGAGGGCGTGCACGGCACCTACAATGCTGGCTACGGCGGTCAGATCACCATCAACGATCTGGCCAACAACATCCTCGCATCCGCCGGGACCGACTCCAAGCTGGTCCACGGGCCGGAACGGGCCGGTGACGTCAAACACTCCCGCGCCTCATCGGAAAAACTCCGCGCCGCCGGATGGCAGCCGCAGCACACGCTGGAAGAAGGCCTGGCCGCCACCTTTGAGTTCTTCCGCAACAAGCTGGGTGCGTAA
- a CDS encoding aminotransferase class IV yields MLQTYNPKNKDLILSIDGKLVHRDQAGVSPFDSSVQNGDTCWEGLRLYKGKIFKLEEHLDRLFKSASMLRYEGLPTREAIIDAIVKVLAANKMYDQVHLRLILSRGLKYTSGLDPRINTKGCSLFILPEHKAPVYSTGGLHLITAKQRRPFADVLDQRIHSSNQLTSILAKLEANDAGADDALMLDTEGNLAETNATHVFLVKDGIIHTSTTKACPTGITRDTLIKMCPEHDITLEIRDIPEAEIHQADEVFCTGTMGEIVAVNRIDDTIFNGGEPGPMTQKLAALYSELTATTGYPVASEQPD; encoded by the coding sequence ATGCTCCAGACCTACAATCCAAAAAACAAGGACCTCATCCTCTCCATCGACGGCAAACTCGTGCACCGCGATCAAGCAGGCGTCTCCCCCTTTGATTCCTCCGTGCAGAATGGCGATACCTGCTGGGAAGGTCTCCGACTTTACAAGGGCAAGATTTTCAAACTCGAGGAGCATCTCGATCGGCTTTTCAAATCCGCATCCATGCTCCGCTACGAAGGCCTGCCCACACGCGAAGCCATCATCGATGCCATCGTGAAAGTGCTCGCAGCGAACAAGATGTATGACCAAGTCCACCTCCGCCTGATCCTCTCGCGCGGGCTGAAATACACCTCCGGTCTCGACCCCCGAATCAACACCAAAGGTTGCTCGCTCTTCATCCTGCCGGAGCACAAGGCCCCCGTTTACAGCACCGGCGGCTTGCACCTGATCACCGCCAAACAGCGCCGACCTTTTGCCGATGTCTTGGACCAGCGCATCCACTCATCCAATCAGCTGACCTCCATCCTCGCGAAGCTCGAGGCCAATGACGCCGGCGCTGATGACGCTCTGATGTTAGACACCGAGGGAAATCTGGCCGAGACCAATGCCACCCACGTTTTCCTGGTCAAGGATGGCATCATCCACACCTCCACCACCAAGGCCTGCCCCACCGGCATCACACGCGACACCTTGATCAAGATGTGCCCGGAACACGACATCACCTTGGAAATACGCGACATCCCCGAGGCGGAAATCCACCAGGCGGACGAGGTGTTCTGCACCGGCACCATGGGCGAAATCGTCGCAGTCAATCGCATCGATGACACCATCTTCAACGGCGGCGAACCCGGCCCCATGACCCAGAAGCTCGCCGCGCTCTACTCCGAGCTCACCGCCACCACCGGCTACCCGGTCGCCAGCGAACAGCCCGACTAA
- a CDS encoding ABC transporter permease subunit, with protein sequence MFTIFKRELKSYFTQPTAYAVIVIFLFMSLFFTFSLGNFIKIGDANLEWSFFFWHPWIYMLLAPALGMRLWSDEQRSGTIELLGTFPTTIWSAILGKYLAAAVVWLIALLLTYPMVMAVNTLGDPDNLTIFSGYIGSYLLCCTFLAITCLVSAFTRDQVSCLIVSCSICVILVVIGFDHVVRIFAQTFSEATTDAIVSTAVLDHYQPLLQGALRFQDIIYFFSIILACLLCTSAILNSKRS encoded by the coding sequence ATGTTCACCATTTTCAAACGAGAGCTGAAAAGCTACTTCACCCAGCCCACCGCCTACGCGGTGATCGTGATCTTTTTGTTCATGTCTCTGTTCTTCACCTTCTCTCTGGGGAACTTCATTAAAATCGGCGACGCCAACTTGGAGTGGTCGTTTTTCTTCTGGCACCCATGGATCTACATGCTGCTGGCTCCCGCCCTCGGTATGCGCCTGTGGTCGGACGAGCAACGCAGCGGCACGATCGAGCTGTTAGGAACCTTCCCCACCACCATCTGGTCGGCCATCCTCGGCAAGTATCTTGCCGCCGCGGTGGTCTGGCTGATCGCCCTGCTGCTCACCTACCCCATGGTGATGGCGGTGAACACCCTGGGGGATCCGGATAATCTCACCATCTTCTCCGGCTACATCGGCAGCTACCTGCTCTGCTGCACCTTTCTGGCCATCACCTGCCTGGTCTCCGCCTTCACCAGGGACCAGGTTTCCTGCCTCATCGTTTCCTGCAGCATCTGTGTGATTCTGGTGGTGATTGGCTTCGATCACGTGGTGCGCATTTTTGCCCAGACATTCTCGGAGGCCACCACCGATGCCATTGTCTCGACCGCCGTGCTGGATCACTACCAGCCGCTGCTCCAGGGAGCGCTTCGCTTCCAAGACATCATCTACTTCTTTTCCATCATCCTGGCCTGTCTGCTCTGCACCAGCGCTATTCTGAATTCGAAACGTTCTTAA
- a CDS encoding polysaccharide deacetylase family protein, whose protein sequence is MRFFSAIISSLLLCLPLSATAAPEAPASVPASGNATTETSATVTPVEPTAPTQPSVPGGDDGVRVTVLGYHDFSPTKKATEMLLPTDKFRKQMEAIRELGLKVISMDDFLAWKRGEKSIPDKAVLITIDDGWKSVYTDAYPILKEFGYPFTLFLYTNYVDGGGSALTTAMIKEMQENGCTVGSHSVSHPYPAAVKAERAKGSDSFTAYLKKEFGDSRKILRKKFGSKVSTYAYPGGFFTGEMLPIANESGYEALFTVLPGKVTRATSSFTLPRYIILGTHDYIFRNATSFKATGSSAATDGAIVQSTAHPVQPQPGALTPDRTPVISADLSKVENLDVPSLVMRVAGFGKVPAVYDNQSKTVSWQVNRRLRTRTCEVSLQWRKTGSTDYEDPMTWIFRIDREAAYQPE, encoded by the coding sequence ATGAGATTTTTTAGCGCCATCATTTCCAGCCTGCTCCTCTGCCTGCCGCTCTCTGCCACTGCGGCACCTGAGGCCCCTGCGTCAGTGCCCGCGTCTGGAAATGCCACCACGGAGACCAGCGCCACGGTCACCCCGGTGGAGCCGACCGCTCCCACTCAGCCATCCGTGCCGGGTGGCGACGATGGCGTGCGGGTCACCGTGCTGGGCTACCACGATTTTTCACCCACTAAAAAAGCCACCGAGATGCTGCTGCCCACGGACAAGTTCCGTAAGCAGATGGAAGCCATCCGCGAGCTCGGCCTCAAGGTCATCAGCATGGACGATTTCCTCGCATGGAAACGCGGCGAGAAAAGCATTCCGGACAAAGCGGTGCTGATCACCATCGATGACGGTTGGAAATCGGTCTACACCGATGCTTACCCCATTCTGAAAGAGTTCGGCTACCCGTTCACCCTCTTCCTCTACACCAATTACGTCGATGGTGGCGGCAGCGCGCTGACCACCGCCATGATCAAGGAGATGCAAGAGAACGGTTGCACCGTCGGCAGCCACTCGGTGTCCCACCCCTACCCGGCAGCCGTCAAGGCGGAGCGGGCCAAGGGCAGCGACTCGTTCACCGCCTATCTGAAAAAAGAATTTGGCGACTCGCGCAAGATCTTGAGGAAAAAATTTGGCAGCAAGGTCAGCACCTACGCCTATCCGGGCGGATTTTTCACCGGGGAAATGCTGCCGATTGCCAACGAAAGCGGCTACGAGGCGCTGTTCACGGTGCTGCCGGGCAAGGTCACCCGCGCCACCTCCAGCTTCACCCTGCCCCGCTACATCATTCTGGGCACCCACGATTATATTTTCCGCAATGCCACCAGCTTCAAGGCCACCGGCAGCAGTGCCGCCACCGATGGAGCCATCGTGCAGTCCACCGCCCATCCGGTGCAGCCCCAACCCGGAGCACTCACCCCCGATCGCACCCCAGTCATCTCAGCCGACCTCTCGAAGGTGGAAAACCTCGACGTCCCATCGCTGGTGATGCGTGTGGCCGGCTTTGGCAAGGTCCCTGCGGTTTACGATAACCAAAGCAAGACAGTCAGCTGGCAAGTCAACCGCCGCCTGCGCACCCGCACCTGCGAGGTCTCGCTGCAATGGCGGAAAACCGGCTCCACCGACTACGAAGACCCGATGACCTGGATCTTCCGCATCGACCGCGAAGCCGCTTACCAGCCAGAATAA
- a CDS encoding DUF4340 domain-containing protein: protein MKSRTVIILWSVAIVLGIIAYFVKFHGKEENLTQTQRAPGDRLLESLPIREITSVTIEQGDVTTHLVRAEDNSWGVKERANYPINYELLRNLLGSLNELEVTQGYPAAKEYWARFGLADENAPEDIERGYLGATKVTMMGTGDEPLAQVYLGKYSGSSQVGGRFVRVAGDDSGVYAVGQTFPGITAEPKDWLGKDFLKVDQMQTITLSAPEAPEFTTWKLTRPNAQAQFSLAGMSEDEVMQLTSTNALRALFQYSGFQDVLSPERSQELANPDAKLKRRAVITTFDGLTYTLDFWPEQAPAKDKDSDPRLPALQPKYHFTIAVKADIPKERAKSADEKPEDSQRLDAQFAQTQQAAQEKLAAARALEGRIFQVSQSLVSPLLKQRSDFVTAKTKPSAASPPVRVPAAQP from the coding sequence ATGAAGTCCCGCACCGTTATCATCCTCTGGTCAGTCGCCATCGTGCTCGGTATCATCGCTTACTTTGTCAAATTCCACGGCAAGGAGGAGAATCTCACCCAGACACAACGCGCACCGGGAGATCGATTGTTAGAAAGCTTGCCCATCCGTGAGATCACCAGCGTCACCATCGAACAGGGCGACGTCACCACCCACCTGGTCCGCGCCGAGGACAACAGCTGGGGGGTGAAGGAACGAGCGAATTACCCCATCAATTACGAGCTCTTGCGAAACCTGTTAGGATCGCTCAACGAGCTGGAAGTGACCCAGGGTTACCCCGCAGCCAAGGAGTATTGGGCACGCTTCGGCCTCGCCGATGAGAATGCCCCGGAGGATATCGAGCGAGGTTATCTGGGTGCCACGAAGGTGACCATGATGGGCACCGGCGACGAGCCACTGGCACAGGTTTACCTCGGAAAATACAGCGGCTCCAGCCAGGTGGGTGGTCGCTTCGTCAGGGTCGCCGGCGACGATAGCGGCGTGTATGCGGTCGGCCAAACATTCCCTGGCATCACCGCCGAGCCGAAGGACTGGCTGGGTAAGGATTTCTTGAAGGTCGATCAGATGCAGACCATCACCCTGAGTGCCCCCGAGGCCCCTGAGTTCACCACCTGGAAACTGACCCGCCCCAACGCCCAGGCGCAGTTCTCACTCGCAGGCATGAGCGAGGATGAAGTCATGCAGCTGACTTCCACCAATGCCCTGCGCGCCCTGTTCCAGTATTCCGGTTTCCAGGACGTGCTCAGCCCGGAGCGCTCGCAAGAGCTGGCCAACCCGGATGCCAAACTGAAACGCCGCGCCGTGATCACCACCTTCGACGGTCTGACATACACCCTGGATTTCTGGCCGGAACAAGCCCCCGCCAAGGATAAGGACAGCGATCCCCGCCTGCCGGCCCTCCAGCCGAAGTATCACTTCACCATCGCCGTGAAAGCGGATATTCCGAAAGAACGAGCGAAGTCGGCCGATGAAAAACCGGAGGACAGCCAGCGTCTCGACGCCCAATTCGCCCAAACGCAACAAGCCGCCCAAGAGAAACTCGCCGCCGCCCGCGCACTGGAAGGTCGTATCTTCCAAGTCAGCCAAAGCCTTGTCAGCCCCCTGTTGAAACAACGCAGCGATTTTGTCACCGCGAAGACAAAACCCTCCGCCGCCTCGCCGCCCGTGCGCGTGCCCGCCGCACAGCCCTAA